One region of Vibrio pelagius genomic DNA includes:
- a CDS encoding ParB/RepB/Spo0J family partition protein, whose protein sequence is MSKRGLGKGLDALLATSSMAREKQQVASHSQALSADGELTELAIGSLKPGVYQPRKDMAPDALEELAASIQSQGIIQPIVVRPLSQDHYEIIAGERRWRAARQAGLKQVPCLVKKVEDRAAIAMALIENIQREDLNVIEEAQALERLQNEFELTHQKVAEVIGKSRTTVSNLLRLNQLAAPVKELVVTKQLEMGHARALLALEGELQVETANTAARKQLTVRQTEQLVKKCLKPEVEAETQPQDQEAIELSRRLTEKLQANVTIVRTGTGKSKVTITLDEPHKLEQLIAKLED, encoded by the coding sequence ATGTCTAAACGTGGTTTAGGAAAAGGGCTAGATGCATTGCTTGCAACTAGCTCAATGGCTCGTGAAAAACAGCAAGTTGCTTCTCATAGTCAGGCGCTCTCTGCCGATGGTGAGTTAACCGAACTTGCGATTGGCAGCTTGAAGCCAGGTGTCTATCAGCCACGTAAAGACATGGCGCCAGACGCGCTTGAAGAGTTAGCAGCGTCGATCCAATCTCAAGGTATCATCCAGCCGATCGTTGTTCGTCCACTGTCGCAAGATCACTATGAGATCATTGCTGGTGAGCGTCGTTGGCGTGCAGCCCGTCAAGCTGGCCTAAAGCAAGTGCCATGTTTGGTCAAAAAGGTTGAAGATCGCGCGGCAATCGCGATGGCTTTGATTGAGAACATTCAGCGTGAAGACTTGAATGTCATCGAAGAGGCGCAAGCACTAGAGCGTCTACAGAACGAGTTTGAGCTAACGCATCAGAAGGTCGCTGAAGTGATTGGTAAATCACGTACTACAGTGAGTAACTTGTTGCGCCTCAATCAGCTAGCAGCGCCAGTTAAAGAGTTGGTGGTGACTAAGCAGCTTGAAATGGGTCATGCTCGCGCATTGTTGGCGCTTGAAGGTGAACTGCAAGTGGAGACAGCGAACACCGCTGCACGCAAGCAATTGACGGTTCGCCAAACCGAACAACTTGTCAAAAAGTGTCTAAAACCAGAGGTTGAAGCGGAAACTCAGCCGCAAGACCAAGAAGCCATCGAACTTTCACGAAGACTGACGGAAAAATTGCAAGCAAACGTTACAATTGTCCGAACTGGTACAGGTAAGTCAAAAGTGACGATTACACTTGATGAGCCTCACAAATTAGAGCAACTTATTGCCAAGCTTGAGGACTAA
- a CDS encoding F0F1 ATP synthase subunit I encodes MVAALARPGRVLAKQMLLIELSAVILVAVGLGLAVNPDWGFASLVGGGIFVIANVVFCVCAFLFCGARATKLVAASFYAGEALKILITVLLFSIVYMYMQVELIPLKLTYLLALGINIFAPVLFINNKK; translated from the coding sequence ATGGTAGCGGCGTTAGCAAGACCAGGACGAGTGCTTGCAAAGCAAATGTTATTGATCGAGCTTAGCGCGGTTATATTAGTGGCGGTGGGGTTAGGTTTAGCTGTTAATCCTGATTGGGGTTTTGCTTCACTGGTGGGTGGCGGTATTTTTGTCATTGCCAATGTGGTGTTTTGTGTGTGTGCTTTTCTCTTTTGTGGGGCGCGTGCGACAAAACTGGTTGCAGCGTCGTTCTATGCAGGCGAAGCATTAAAAATCTTAATCACAGTTTTACTATTCTCTATTGTCTACATGTATATGCAGGTGGAATTAATTCCCCTCAAACTGACCTATTTACTGGCTCTCGGTATTAATATCTTTGCGCCAGTGCTTTTCATTAACAATAAGAAATAG
- the atpB gene encoding F0F1 ATP synthase subunit A, translating into MAAATASGYIEHHLQNLSLAKLGFVEETSFWNVHIDSLFFSVLTGALFLWIFRSVAKQATAGVPGKLQCFVEMVVEFVGDNVKETFHGRNPLIAPLALTIFCWIILMNLMDLVPIDFLPYPAEHWLGIPYLKVVPTADVNITMAMALGVFALMIYYSIKVKGLGGFAKELALHPFNHPIMIPFNLVLEVISLLAKPLSLGMRLFGNMFAGEVVFILIAAMLPWYLQWVGALPWAIFHILVILIQAFVFMMLTIVYLSMAHEDSDH; encoded by the coding sequence ATGGCTGCGGCAACAGCATCCGGATACATTGAACATCACTTACAGAACCTGTCTTTAGCCAAGCTAGGTTTTGTAGAGGAGACAAGTTTCTGGAACGTACATATAGACAGTCTGTTCTTCTCTGTACTAACTGGTGCGTTATTCCTTTGGATATTTCGCTCAGTAGCAAAGCAAGCAACAGCAGGTGTACCTGGTAAGCTTCAGTGTTTTGTCGAAATGGTAGTGGAATTCGTTGGTGACAACGTTAAAGAAACTTTCCATGGTCGCAACCCGCTGATCGCTCCACTAGCACTGACTATATTCTGCTGGATTATCTTAATGAACTTGATGGACCTAGTGCCTATTGATTTCTTACCATATCCTGCAGAGCATTGGCTAGGTATCCCTTACCTGAAAGTGGTTCCTACAGCTGATGTTAACATCACCATGGCAATGGCTTTGGGCGTTTTCGCTCTGATGATCTACTACAGCATCAAAGTGAAAGGGCTTGGCGGGTTTGCTAAAGAATTGGCATTACACCCATTCAATCACCCAATTATGATTCCATTCAACTTGGTACTTGAGGTAATTTCGTTACTAGCGAAGCCACTATCTCTAGGTATGCGTTTGTTTGGTAACATGTTTGCGGGTGAGGTTGTATTCATTCTTATCGCAGCGATGCTACCGTGGTACTTACAATGGGTAGGTGCTCTACCTTGGGCTATCTTCCATATCTTGGTTATTTTGATTCAAGCATTTGTTTTCATGATGTTGACAATTGTTTACCTATCAATGGCCCACGAAGATAGTGATCACTAA
- a CDS encoding ParA family protein: MGRIVAIANQKGGVGKTTTCINLAASMAATKRKVLVVDLDPQGNATMASGVDKYQVEATAYDLLVEDTPFDEVVCRSTSGNYDLIAANGDVTAAEIKLMEVFAREVRLKNALASVRDNYDFIFIDCPPSLNLLTINAMAAADSVLVPMQCEYFALEGLTALMDTISKLAAVVNENLKIEGLLRTMYDPRNRLSNEVSDQLKKHFGSKVYRTVIPRNVRLAEAPSHGKPAMYYDKYSAGAKAYLALAGEMLRREEVPV; this comes from the coding sequence GTGGGTAGAATTGTAGCAATTGCCAACCAGAAAGGTGGTGTAGGAAAAACAACAACTTGCATTAATTTGGCTGCCTCTATGGCCGCCACAAAGCGCAAAGTTTTGGTTGTCGATCTCGATCCACAGGGTAATGCCACTATGGCAAGCGGTGTCGACAAGTATCAGGTTGAAGCAACTGCTTACGATTTACTGGTTGAAGACACACCTTTTGATGAGGTAGTTTGCCGAAGTACGTCGGGAAACTACGATCTCATCGCAGCCAACGGTGATGTTACCGCGGCTGAAATCAAACTGATGGAAGTGTTTGCGCGTGAAGTAAGGCTTAAGAATGCCCTTGCGTCAGTTCGTGATAACTATGATTTCATCTTTATTGATTGCCCCCCTTCTCTAAACCTTCTTACAATTAATGCGATGGCTGCGGCGGACTCTGTTTTGGTTCCGATGCAGTGTGAATACTTTGCGTTAGAGGGTTTAACTGCCTTGATGGATACCATCAGTAAACTGGCAGCTGTTGTGAATGAGAACCTGAAGATCGAAGGCTTACTTCGTACTATGTATGATCCTCGCAACCGCTTGTCGAATGAAGTATCTGATCAACTCAAGAAGCATTTCGGTAGCAAGGTCTACCGAACTGTGATCCCTAGAAATGTACGTCTTGCTGAGGCTCCCAGTCATGGCAAACCAGCGATGTACTACGACAAATACTCCGCTGGAGCAAAAGCCTACTTGGCGCTTGCGGGTGAGATGTTACGTCGTGAAGAAGTCCCAGTTTAA